The Achromobacter deleyi genome has a window encoding:
- the sctI gene encoding type III secretion system inner rod subunit SctI — translation MEIAALSAALPPILNAPATPPAQLATERFNAVMNAPEVDAPALTGLQAALQTAFAPPVDAAPQTLGNQILASLRSTTTEYSEKWQGISGRLDAMAAQPSVADMMRLQADLLHVSVNYEMVSKAVSRTTQNIDSLVRMS, via the coding sequence ATGGAAATCGCCGCGCTCTCGGCCGCCTTGCCGCCCATACTGAACGCGCCGGCCACCCCGCCCGCGCAACTTGCCACCGAGCGCTTCAACGCCGTCATGAACGCGCCGGAGGTCGACGCGCCGGCGCTGACCGGCCTGCAGGCGGCGCTGCAAACGGCTTTTGCGCCGCCCGTGGACGCGGCGCCGCAGACGCTGGGCAACCAGATACTGGCCAGCCTGCGCAGCACGACCACCGAATACTCCGAGAAATGGCAGGGCATCTCGGGCCGGCTGGATGCCATGGCGGCGCAGCCCTCGGTGGCCGACATGATGCGCCTGCAAGCGGATCTGCTGCATGTGTCGGTGAACTACGAAATGGTCAGCAAGGCCGTGTCGCGCACGACACAGAACATAGATTCGCTAGTCAGGATGTCGTAA
- a CDS encoding tetratricopeptide repeat protein, with translation MNDSAGIVASAAVAQAVSPEAAFVLAADDARLLTEVGFLAAGAGDVARAETIFKALRRLRPAAAFPLVGLAVAWMNAGRAPEAVSLLEAAVIAEPGERALLDAWRGFALQLSGRNGESQRLLERVARGEGDGPALARGLLGLPREGA, from the coding sequence ATGAACGATAGCGCCGGCATTGTTGCCTCCGCCGCCGTGGCTCAAGCCGTCTCTCCCGAGGCGGCTTTTGTGCTTGCGGCGGACGACGCCCGGCTGCTGACCGAAGTCGGCTTCCTGGCAGCGGGCGCGGGCGACGTCGCCCGCGCCGAGACCATTTTCAAGGCCTTGCGCCGCTTGCGGCCCGCGGCGGCCTTTCCGCTGGTCGGGCTGGCGGTCGCCTGGATGAACGCCGGACGGGCGCCCGAGGCCGTGTCGCTGCTGGAAGCCGCCGTCATCGCCGAACCCGGCGAACGGGCGCTGCTGGATGCGTGGCGCGGGTTTGCGCTGCAACTGTCGGGCCGCAACGGCGAAAGCCAGCGGCTGCTTGAAAGGGTCGCGCGAGGCGAGGGCGATGGCCCCGCGCTTGCGCGCGGCCTGCTGGGCCTGCCGCGGGAGGGCGCCTGA
- a CDS encoding tetratricopeptide repeat protein, whose protein sequence is MADTAIERSEFGEALYRGMEGLPSNGRLTPEQLEVVYALAYAQVVQEQYAQALPVFAFLAQYGPTRKHYLVGLGVCLQMLGRADEAINIYSLVLTLYPDSVPTALRVAECHLALRQTDQARRTLELLCTPGMPDDVRLRAGALLQLSTREAAS, encoded by the coding sequence ATGGCCGATACCGCAATTGAACGCAGTGAGTTTGGCGAGGCGCTGTACCGCGGCATGGAAGGGCTGCCGTCCAACGGCCGCCTGACGCCGGAACAGCTTGAAGTGGTGTACGCGCTGGCCTACGCCCAGGTGGTGCAGGAGCAGTACGCCCAGGCGCTGCCGGTGTTCGCCTTCCTGGCGCAGTACGGTCCGACCCGCAAGCATTACCTGGTGGGCCTGGGCGTCTGCCTGCAAATGCTGGGCCGCGCGGACGAGGCGATCAATATCTATTCGCTGGTGCTGACCCTCTATCCCGATTCCGTGCCCACGGCCTTGCGCGTGGCGGAATGCCATTTGGCCTTGCGCCAGACGGATCAGGCGCGGCGCACGCTGGAACTGCTGTGCACGCCAGGCATGCCGGACGATGTCCGCCTGCGCGCCGGGGCGCTTCTGCAATTGTCCACACGCGAGGCCGCGTCATGA
- the sctE gene encoding type III secretion system translocon subunit SctE has protein sequence MSSISSNTPNIGGGAPLAGGAGLPEAATGGVQGAAGATKVSELLDAFAGMAGSLPGAKDAVGGDGIVNANGAPALQAPPQSFSANDMIDLLRSIRSKSDEAQVASAKENLSVARTKMEKNNEAQLQKIQDYVKKCEEADRKGVLGKIFGWIGKIAALVFSAIAVAVLAAGTVATGGAGAPLLALAVMALIGSTVALADQISKECGGPEISLSNLMTTIASKFLQACGVSEETAQRIGKVVAGLVGLSSPALLLIEPGLIGGLAGGIAELAGADQKTSMALTMAFAMAATVAVGVATIAVTAGTSAVTMASRIAGAAGQVVQGATQIAQGSIKMSVAKTQNEAENIQADKKELDAITRKLQARMEESREEITKVIQQMEEGLRMVTQMINGTADSMSQITANIGKRMAV, from the coding sequence ATGAGTTCCATCTCTTCCAACACTCCCAACATCGGCGGCGGCGCGCCCCTGGCCGGCGGCGCCGGCTTGCCGGAAGCCGCGACGGGCGGGGTCCAGGGCGCCGCGGGCGCGACCAAGGTCAGTGAGCTGCTGGATGCCTTCGCGGGCATGGCCGGTTCCCTGCCCGGCGCGAAAGACGCGGTCGGCGGCGACGGCATCGTCAACGCCAACGGGGCGCCCGCGCTGCAGGCGCCGCCGCAGTCGTTCTCGGCCAACGACATGATCGACCTGCTGCGCAGCATCCGGTCGAAGTCGGACGAGGCCCAGGTCGCGAGCGCCAAGGAAAACCTGTCCGTGGCGCGGACCAAGATGGAAAAGAACAACGAGGCGCAGCTCCAGAAAATCCAGGACTACGTCAAGAAGTGCGAGGAAGCGGACCGCAAGGGCGTGCTGGGCAAGATCTTCGGCTGGATCGGCAAGATCGCGGCCCTGGTGTTCTCGGCGATCGCCGTGGCCGTGCTGGCGGCCGGCACCGTCGCCACCGGCGGCGCGGGCGCGCCGCTGCTGGCCCTGGCCGTGATGGCCCTGATCGGCTCGACGGTGGCGCTGGCGGACCAGATATCCAAGGAATGCGGCGGTCCCGAGATCAGCCTGAGCAACCTGATGACGACGATTGCCAGCAAGTTCCTGCAGGCCTGCGGCGTCAGCGAGGAAACGGCGCAGCGCATCGGCAAGGTGGTGGCGGGACTGGTGGGGTTGTCTTCGCCCGCCTTGCTGCTGATCGAACCCGGGCTGATCGGCGGGCTGGCGGGCGGCATCGCCGAGCTGGCCGGCGCGGACCAGAAGACATCCATGGCGCTGACGATGGCCTTCGCCATGGCCGCGACAGTCGCCGTGGGGGTGGCCACCATAGCGGTCACCGCGGGGACCAGCGCGGTGACCATGGCGTCGCGCATCGCGGGCGCCGCGGGCCAGGTCGTGCAGGGCGCGACCCAGATCGCGCAGGGCTCGATCAAGATGTCGGTGGCCAAGACCCAGAACGAGGCAGAGAACATCCAGGCCGACAAGAAAGAGCTGGACGCCATCACCCGCAAGCTCCAGGCCAGGATGGAAGAGTCGCGCGAGGAGATCACCAAGGTGATCCAGCAGATGGAAGAGGGCTTGCGCATGGTGACGCAGATGATCAACGGGACGGCTGACAGCATGTCGCAGATCACCGCGAACATCGGCAAGCGGATGGCCGTTTGA
- the sctB gene encoding type III secretion system translocon subunit SctB produces the protein MTISPTGAGGSNPLLNIEDMMKSASPDVLKTIVENAQTIAAENEALTQKLMGSLGSLGAADAAAVAQMGANIEKMLQDIKGGARGLQAPEGKLGSDAAGTLDQVSRLSEQDVQTDLYAFMALFQQLAQAMRTSAREVRQSEMTAQVDALKGAAQEIRNAAQERMVGAMVSGAFQIAGGIAQAGSGVMQGRLLANGGSESVAKSYSDRAAGVSGMASGIGTMVNASQERKAAEHDAKKAELEAQSKVHDSATQQATEMAQQMMDVIRDVREKLSSIEQSRMETNRGIARNI, from the coding sequence ATGACGATCTCTCCCACGGGTGCCGGCGGGTCCAACCCGCTGCTGAACATCGAAGACATGATGAAGTCGGCGTCGCCCGACGTACTCAAGACCATTGTCGAAAACGCGCAGACGATCGCGGCGGAAAACGAAGCGCTCACGCAGAAGCTGATGGGCTCCCTGGGCTCGCTGGGCGCGGCGGATGCGGCCGCGGTCGCGCAGATGGGCGCCAACATCGAAAAGATGCTGCAGGACATCAAGGGCGGCGCGCGCGGCCTGCAGGCGCCCGAAGGCAAGCTGGGTTCGGACGCGGCGGGCACGCTGGACCAGGTTTCCAGGCTGAGCGAACAGGACGTGCAGACGGACCTCTATGCCTTCATGGCGCTGTTCCAGCAGCTGGCGCAGGCCATGCGCACCTCGGCGCGCGAAGTCCGCCAGAGCGAGATGACCGCGCAGGTCGACGCCCTGAAGGGTGCTGCCCAGGAGATCCGCAACGCCGCGCAGGAGCGCATGGTGGGCGCCATGGTAAGCGGCGCGTTCCAGATCGCCGGCGGCATTGCGCAGGCGGGCTCGGGCGTCATGCAGGGCAGATTGCTGGCCAACGGAGGCTCCGAGTCCGTCGCCAAGAGTTATTCGGACCGCGCCGCCGGCGTATCGGGCATGGCCAGCGGCATAGGCACCATGGTCAACGCCAGCCAGGAGCGCAAGGCTGCCGAGCACGACGCGAAGAAGGCCGAGCTCGAAGCGCAGTCCAAGGTGCACGACTCGGCCACGCAGCAGGCGACGGAAATGGCCCAGCAGATGATGGACGTGATCCGCGACGTGCGCGAGAAGCTCAGCTCCATCGAGCAGTCCCGCATGGAAACCAATCGCGGCATCGCCCGCAACATCTGA
- a CDS encoding SycD/LcrH family type III secretion system chaperone produces MSLDAEENAALAENLAAAMEEATGGLASYIRAGGKLGDVLGLTQAELEAMYSLGYAMYEQQRYSEAFKVFSALVAYDHTQPRYGLALASASRMLGRHEDALRQYLPAIAANPLDPAPLYHSAESLVEMGRRDEAIEALDAVAAMCEGEEQHATLAARAQVLRRALAGPQA; encoded by the coding sequence ATGAGTCTGGACGCCGAAGAGAACGCCGCGCTGGCCGAGAACCTGGCCGCGGCCATGGAAGAGGCCACCGGCGGCCTGGCCAGCTACATCCGCGCGGGCGGCAAGCTGGGCGACGTGCTGGGGCTGACGCAAGCCGAGCTGGAAGCGATGTATTCGCTGGGCTATGCCATGTACGAACAGCAGCGCTACAGCGAGGCCTTCAAGGTGTTCTCGGCGCTGGTGGCCTACGACCACACCCAGCCGCGCTATGGCCTGGCCCTGGCGTCGGCCAGCCGCATGCTGGGACGGCACGAGGATGCGCTGCGCCAATACCTGCCGGCCATTGCCGCGAACCCGCTGGACCCCGCGCCGCTGTATCACAGCGCCGAGTCGCTGGTCGAGATGGGACGACGCGACGAAGCCATCGAAGCGCTGGATGCCGTGGCGGCGATGTGTGAAGGCGAGGAACAGCACGCCACCCTGGCCGCGCGCGCGCAAGTGCTGCGCCGTGCGCTGGCGGGACCGCAGGCCTGA
- the sctW gene encoding type III secretion system gatekeeper subunit SctW, whose protein sequence is MNRIEAGLPSSAFSSTTSHADVQHGQQQVGTMLGQTAVAVAGEFSLADSAEELSLHMAEKTEDKHHAERKMRGDAPLQMLSTEAILAYLAGTHDADAQEKLVELARFLLSGKGDPRQAAGRAFGDVSQQYLGLQYALRQGERDGAPEEVLDGLREALADLELESGPQIRAGLNTVNAASAYAEDSRGVADFQRTYRDVVLGESSLAKTLALALERFGGKDIARGLTQLIQALGQDLAAARPSTNPDRLQSLMQDLYQLGTAVTVLDGCAELAAKLGRDQGTAIVSERLMQDLVNVSNEKWVSEARFSGLAGSHGVATVEGRIAFLGGVRAVLKDLPVQVFADADTRQSVLNAAQQALDAAIDEEYE, encoded by the coding sequence ATGAACCGTATCGAAGCTGGACTGCCCTCTTCCGCTTTTTCCTCGACGACCTCGCATGCCGATGTTCAGCACGGCCAGCAGCAGGTCGGCACGATGCTGGGCCAGACCGCGGTGGCCGTGGCAGGCGAGTTCTCGCTGGCGGATTCCGCCGAAGAACTCAGCCTGCACATGGCCGAGAAAACCGAGGACAAGCATCACGCCGAACGCAAGATGCGCGGCGACGCGCCCCTGCAGATGCTCAGCACCGAAGCCATCCTTGCCTACCTGGCCGGCACCCACGACGCCGATGCCCAGGAAAAGCTGGTCGAACTGGCGCGCTTTCTGCTCAGCGGCAAGGGCGATCCCCGCCAGGCCGCCGGCCGCGCCTTCGGCGATGTGTCGCAGCAGTACCTCGGCCTGCAGTACGCGCTGCGCCAGGGCGAACGCGACGGCGCGCCCGAGGAGGTGCTGGACGGCCTGCGCGAGGCGCTGGCCGACCTGGAACTGGAAAGCGGTCCGCAGATCCGCGCGGGCCTCAATACCGTAAATGCCGCCTCCGCCTATGCGGAGGACAGCCGCGGCGTGGCCGACTTCCAGCGCACCTACCGCGACGTGGTGCTGGGCGAATCGTCCCTGGCCAAGACGCTGGCCCTGGCGCTCGAGCGCTTTGGCGGCAAGGACATCGCCCGCGGCCTGACCCAGCTGATCCAGGCATTGGGCCAGGACCTGGCCGCCGCGCGCCCGTCCACCAACCCGGACCGCCTGCAGTCCCTGATGCAGGATCTCTATCAATTGGGCACCGCCGTCACCGTCCTGGACGGCTGCGCGGAGCTCGCCGCGAAACTCGGGCGCGACCAGGGCACGGCCATCGTGTCCGAACGCCTGATGCAGGATCTGGTCAATGTCAGCAACGAAAAATGGGTATCCGAGGCCCGCTTCTCGGGCCTGGCCGGCTCGCACGGCGTCGCCACGGTGGAGGGCCGCATCGCCTTCCTGGGCGGCGTGCGCGCGGTGCTCAAGGACCTGCCCGTGCAGGTCTTCGCCGACGCGGACACCCGGCAATCCGTCCTGAATGCCGCACAACAGGCCCTGGATGCGGCCATCGACGAGGAATACGAATGA
- a CDS encoding tetratricopeptide repeat protein: MPLTHEARELLSLLAYVYLENNRPEKTAVLLNALRTLGLAEPRQLATLALAQLRAGKAETALSTLDGLAMQGGIDAPFHLIRAQTLLALERRDEAAAAMRAYVALRPAATALPTETQSP, encoded by the coding sequence ATGCCGTTGACCCACGAGGCACGCGAGCTGCTCAGCCTGCTGGCCTATGTCTATCTTGAAAACAACCGGCCCGAGAAAACGGCCGTGCTGCTCAATGCCCTGCGCACGCTGGGCCTGGCCGAACCGCGCCAGCTCGCCACGCTGGCGCTGGCCCAGCTGCGCGCCGGCAAGGCCGAGACCGCGCTGTCCACGCTGGACGGCCTGGCCATGCAGGGCGGCATCGATGCGCCCTTCCACCTGATCCGCGCCCAGACCCTGCTGGCCCTGGAGCGCCGTGACGAGGCCGCCGCGGCCATGCGCGCCTATGTCGCCCTGCGCCCCGCCGCCACCGCCTTGCCCACCGAGACCCAGTCCCCTTGA
- the sctV gene encoding type III secretion system export apparatus subunit SctV, with protein MQALNRVVAAATSRNDIVLAILIVSIIFMMILPLPTTLVDVLIGANMTLSAILLMVAMYLPSPLAFSSFPSVLLVTTLFRLGISIATTRLILLQGDAGHIIETFGNFVVGGNLIVGLVVFLILTIVQFVVITKGAERVAEVAARFSLDAMPGKQMSIDADLRAGTIDMDEARKRRSIVEKESQLYGAMDGAMKFVKGDAIAGLIIVAVNLLGGILIGTMQRGLTAGEAVQVYSILTIGDGLIAQIPALFIAICAGIIVTRVQTGDGPSNVGKDIGAQVLAQPRALLIAAAIAVGMGLIPGMPTLTFLALAAVVGTIGFVLLRGTRKVVDEKTGEITEIPALAADGQKPAAKPRSDGSAEFAPTLPLMIDVAAHLQRSFDADELNEELLKIRRALYFDLGVPFPGIQLRFNDALPQDTYNILLSEVPVSQGKLRPGAVLVRDTEQNLQALQVPYETDKRFLPNIPTIWVNADLAPTLSAAGIPFLDPHQVLTWHLAFVLKKYSSDFIGIQETRFLLTAMEDRFPDLVKEALRVMPVQKIAEIMQRLVSEDISVRNLRAVLEALIEWGQKEKDTVLLTEYVRVSLKRHISYKYSTGQNILPAYLLAPNVEETVRGAIRQTSAGSYLALDPNASKKLVDNIKRATGDLNATAQKPVLLTSMDIRRYLRKMIEQDLYELPVLSYQELTQEINVQPLARVDL; from the coding sequence ATGCAAGCCCTCAACCGCGTCGTCGCCGCCGCCACCAGTCGCAACGATATCGTCCTGGCGATATTGATCGTCTCGATCATCTTCATGATGATCCTGCCGCTGCCGACCACGCTGGTGGACGTGCTGATCGGCGCCAACATGACGCTGTCGGCCATCCTGCTGATGGTCGCCATGTACCTGCCCTCGCCGCTGGCGTTCTCGTCGTTTCCGTCGGTGCTGCTGGTCACCACGCTGTTCCGCCTGGGCATCTCCATCGCCACCACCCGCCTGATCCTGCTGCAGGGCGACGCGGGCCACATCATCGAGACCTTCGGCAATTTCGTCGTGGGCGGCAACCTGATCGTGGGCCTGGTGGTCTTCCTGATCCTGACCATCGTGCAGTTCGTGGTGATCACCAAGGGCGCGGAACGGGTGGCCGAAGTGGCGGCGCGCTTCTCGCTGGACGCCATGCCTGGCAAGCAGATGTCGATCGACGCGGACCTGCGCGCCGGCACCATCGACATGGACGAGGCCCGCAAGCGCCGCTCCATCGTGGAAAAGGAAAGCCAGCTCTACGGCGCCATGGACGGCGCCATGAAGTTCGTCAAGGGCGACGCCATCGCCGGGCTGATCATCGTCGCGGTCAACCTGCTGGGCGGCATCCTGATCGGCACCATGCAACGCGGGCTCACCGCGGGCGAGGCGGTGCAGGTCTATTCCATCCTGACCATCGGCGACGGCCTGATCGCGCAGATTCCCGCGCTGTTCATCGCCATCTGCGCCGGCATCATCGTGACGCGCGTGCAGACCGGCGACGGCCCCTCCAACGTGGGCAAGGACATCGGCGCGCAGGTGCTGGCGCAGCCGCGCGCCCTGCTGATCGCCGCCGCCATCGCGGTGGGCATGGGCCTGATCCCCGGCATGCCCACCCTGACCTTCCTGGCGCTGGCCGCCGTCGTGGGCACCATCGGCTTCGTGCTGCTGCGCGGCACACGCAAGGTGGTGGACGAGAAGACGGGCGAGATCACCGAGATTCCCGCGCTGGCGGCCGATGGCCAGAAGCCGGCGGCCAAGCCCCGCAGCGATGGCAGCGCGGAATTCGCACCCACGCTGCCGCTGATGATCGACGTGGCCGCCCACCTGCAGCGCAGCTTCGACGCCGACGAGCTGAACGAAGAATTGCTCAAGATCCGCCGCGCGCTGTACTTCGACCTGGGCGTGCCGTTTCCCGGCATCCAGCTGCGCTTCAACGACGCGCTGCCGCAAGACACCTACAACATCCTGCTGTCCGAAGTGCCGGTGTCCCAGGGCAAGCTGCGCCCCGGCGCGGTGCTGGTGCGCGACACCGAACAGAACCTGCAGGCCCTGCAGGTTCCATACGAGACGGACAAGCGCTTCCTGCCCAACATCCCCACCATCTGGGTCAACGCGGACCTGGCGCCCACGCTGTCGGCCGCCGGCATCCCGTTCCTGGATCCGCACCAGGTGCTGACCTGGCACCTGGCGTTCGTGCTGAAGAAATACTCGTCGGACTTCATCGGTATCCAGGAAACCCGCTTCCTGCTTACCGCCATGGAAGACCGCTTCCCCGACCTGGTGAAGGAGGCGCTGCGCGTGATGCCGGTGCAGAAGATCGCCGAGATCATGCAGCGGCTGGTGTCCGAGGACATCTCCGTCCGGAATCTGCGGGCGGTGCTGGAAGCCCTGATCGAATGGGGCCAGAAAGAGAAGGACACGGTGCTGCTCACCGAGTACGTGCGGGTCTCGCTCAAGCGCCACATCAGCTACAAATATTCCACCGGACAGAACATCCTGCCCGCCTACCTGCTGGCCCCGAACGTAGAGGAAACCGTGCGCGGCGCCATCCGTCAGACCTCCGCGGGCAGCTACCTGGCGCTGGACCCCAACGCATCCAAGAAGCTCGTCGACAACATCAAGCGCGCCACCGGCGACCTGAACGCCACCGCGCAAAAGCCGGTGCTGCTGACCTCCATGGACATCCGCCGCTACCTGCGCAAGATGATCGAGCAGGATCTGTACGAGCTGCCGGTGCTGTCCTACCAGGAGCTCACGCAGGAGATCAATGTCCAGCCGCTGGCCAGGGTGGATCTGTGA
- the sctD gene encoding type III secretion system inner membrane ring subunit SctD, which translates to MSEALELRVLSGLHRDARCLVEDGSVLGADPACDIVLADDGLGPRAARVRIGASGWDLAMDDSQPDTPPGTPFNRPVPLGPVWITVARRSDPWAQAPDAANDALGGAPAKPAANPVAAPERPAIPVAPMPAADEDSQLERRLPLPPVQGRRRKRDSWPMALGLGAVLLTIIVAIALALIPPSTAKRAPTPDPRLAAAEKSMGQISAVFERMGLASRLHVALSRDGTVTVSGWVRNAAEQDAVAASLSQIWPMPAMRISNEDEAVRTARAALRSFNVKYEPQYQGDGRLNIAGIASSARERASAMDALRAQLPGMTVLGNDIVLTQQLSDTFSSQMVDAGLSGVTLAWKADYLDIAPGALEDDQLQRLQELVDDFNKHYLGVARIAAASAAAPSDSVPFVIRSVVGGAQPFIVLEDGSKLLVGGVYRKYRLITVENTRIIFEGPRNAIVTR; encoded by the coding sequence ATGAGCGAAGCGCTGGAATTGCGCGTGCTGAGCGGCCTGCATCGCGATGCGCGCTGCCTGGTGGAAGACGGCTCGGTGCTGGGCGCCGATCCCGCCTGCGACATCGTGCTGGCCGACGACGGCCTGGGGCCGCGCGCCGCGCGCGTGCGCATCGGTGCAAGCGGCTGGGACCTGGCGATGGACGACAGCCAGCCGGACACGCCTCCGGGCACGCCCTTCAACCGGCCGGTGCCGCTGGGCCCGGTGTGGATCACGGTGGCGCGCCGCAGCGATCCCTGGGCGCAGGCCCCGGACGCCGCCAACGATGCGCTGGGCGGCGCGCCGGCCAAGCCCGCCGCCAATCCTGTCGCCGCCCCCGAGCGCCCGGCGATACCCGTTGCGCCCATGCCCGCGGCCGACGAGGACAGCCAGCTCGAACGCCGTCTGCCCTTGCCGCCCGTGCAGGGCCGGCGCCGCAAGCGCGACTCCTGGCCGATGGCGCTGGGCCTGGGCGCGGTGCTGCTCACCATCATCGTGGCCATTGCGCTGGCGCTCATTCCGCCTTCCACCGCCAAGCGGGCGCCCACGCCCGACCCGCGCCTGGCCGCGGCCGAAAAGTCCATGGGGCAGATTTCCGCCGTGTTCGAACGCATGGGCCTGGCCTCGCGTCTGCATGTGGCGCTGTCGCGCGACGGCACCGTCACCGTGTCGGGCTGGGTGCGCAATGCGGCCGAGCAGGATGCGGTCGCGGCGTCCCTCTCGCAGATCTGGCCGATGCCGGCCATGCGCATCAGCAACGAGGACGAGGCGGTGCGCACGGCGCGCGCCGCCCTGCGCTCGTTCAACGTCAAGTACGAGCCGCAGTACCAGGGCGACGGCCGGCTCAACATTGCCGGCATCGCCAGCAGCGCACGCGAACGCGCGTCGGCCATGGACGCGCTGCGCGCGCAGCTGCCGGGCATGACCGTACTGGGCAACGACATCGTGCTGACGCAGCAGTTGAGCGACACGTTCTCCAGCCAGATGGTGGATGCCGGTCTGTCCGGCGTCACCCTCGCCTGGAAGGCCGACTACCTGGACATTGCCCCCGGCGCGCTGGAAGACGACCAGTTGCAACGCCTGCAGGAACTGGTGGACGATTTCAACAAGCATTACCTCGGCGTCGCCAGGATCGCCGCCGCCAGCGCGGCCGCGCCTTCCGACAGCGTGCCGTTCGTGATCCGCAGCGTCGTGGGCGGCGCCCAGCCTTTCATCGTGCTGGAAGACGGCAGCAAGCTGCTGGTCGGCGGCGTCTACCGCAAGTACCGGCTGATCACGGTGGAGAACACCCGCATCATCTTCGAGGGGCCGCGCAATGCCATCGTGACGCGCTGA
- a CDS encoding EscE/YscE/SsaE family type III secretion system needle protein co-chaperone yields MNPPTALTELEHRLAAPGGAELSAALAERLARLEHAARARLAAGLSPAAFQDCRAVADAAQAAREVLAQRPFQPLTDAGAPMPPSAFTPLSR; encoded by the coding sequence ATGAACCCACCCACCGCCCTGACCGAACTCGAACACCGCCTGGCCGCCCCCGGCGGCGCCGAACTGAGCGCAGCGCTGGCCGAACGCCTGGCCCGGCTGGAGCACGCCGCGCGCGCGCGCCTGGCCGCGGGCCTGTCGCCCGCCGCGTTCCAGGACTGCCGGGCCGTGGCGGATGCCGCCCAGGCGGCCCGGGAGGTCCTGGCGCAACGTCCCTTTCAACCGCTTACGGATGCCGGCGCCCCGATGCCGCCGTCCGCGTTCACCCCCCTGTCCCGCTAA
- a CDS encoding EscF/YscF/HrpA family type III secretion system needle major subunit yields the protein MAINGLTGSSGLNFNSVNNSIYDSIRTQESNLQSTLASMGNNADGSVSQAEMLQMQQQIQQWTMMIDIQSTITKQIADSLKGVIQKSS from the coding sequence ATGGCAATCAACGGTCTTACCGGCTCGTCCGGCCTGAACTTCAACAGCGTCAACAACTCGATCTACGACAGCATCCGCACGCAGGAAAGCAATCTGCAATCGACGCTGGCCAGCATGGGCAACAATGCCGACGGCAGCGTGTCTCAGGCCGAGATGCTGCAGATGCAGCAGCAGATCCAGCAGTGGACGATGATGATCGACATCCAGAGCACGATCACCAAGCAGATCGCGGATTCGCTCAAGGGCGTGATCCAGAAGTCGAGCTAG
- a CDS encoding type III secretion system chaperone — translation MSDPLFARILSELGQTLGIPALAPAEGGLCQLAFDGRHLVQLMEHGARAQVLLSCAVGGKMDSAQALLAAQSNFMQAGGGVVACAAPDGRMHLQLGVPRADCRADTLMAAIDALLTQVEAWEKRSVRAEPDVDALRRNPAFMMQSV, via the coding sequence GTGTCAGATCCCCTATTCGCCCGGATACTCTCCGAACTTGGCCAGACCTTGGGTATTCCCGCGCTGGCGCCCGCCGAGGGCGGCCTGTGCCAGCTGGCATTTGACGGCCGGCATCTGGTGCAGCTCATGGAACACGGCGCGCGCGCGCAGGTACTGTTGTCGTGCGCGGTGGGCGGGAAGATGGACAGCGCGCAGGCCTTGCTGGCGGCGCAGAGCAATTTCATGCAGGCCGGCGGCGGCGTGGTCGCCTGCGCGGCGCCCGACGGGCGCATGCACCTGCAACTGGGCGTGCCGCGCGCGGATTGCCGCGCGGACACCCTGATGGCCGCGATCGACGCCTTGCTCACCCAGGTGGAAGCCTGGGAGAAACGCAGCGTGCGCGCCGAACCCGACGTGGATGCGCTGCGGCGCAATCCCGCCTTCATGATGCAGTCGGTATAG